The following is a genomic window from Cyanobacteriota bacterium.
GATACTGTGGTTCTCTCTACACAACATAGACCTCATTTGGAACATAAACAAATTGAAGAAATGATCATAGAAGAAGTAATCAAGAAAGTCATCCCTTCCCATTTTTTAAAAAACACACGATATTTAATTAATCCCACAGGTAGATTCGTGATAGGCGGACCGCATGGGGATACAGGTTTGACAGGGAGAAAGATCATTGTTGATACTTATGGTGGATATAGTAGACACGGTGGTGGTGCTTTTTCTGGCAAAGATCCATCAAAAGTAGATCGTAGTGCTGCTTACATGGCACGTTATATTGCAAAAAACATAGTTGCCGCTGGGCTCGCAGATAGATGTGAAGTTCAAATCTCCTATGCAATTGGATACCCTGAACCAACTTCTGTTTTAATTGATACGTTCGGAACTAATAAAGTTGACGAAGAGAAAATCTCAAAAAGAGTAAAAGAAATCTTTCGATTAACCCCAAAAGGTATCGAAGAATCCTTAGAACTCCGTTCGAAAGAAAGAAAATACATACAAACTGCA
Proteins encoded in this region:
- a CDS encoding methionine adenosyltransferase domain-containing protein — its product is DTVVLSTQHRPHLEHKQIEEMIIEEVIKKVIPSHFLKNTRYLINPTGRFVIGGPHGDTGLTGRKIIVDTYGGYSRHGGGAFSGKDPSKVDRSAAYMARYIAKNIVAAGLADRCEVQISYAIGYPEPTSVLIDTFGTNKVDEEKISKRVKEIFRLTPKGIEESLELRSKERKYIQTA